The proteins below are encoded in one region of Helianthus annuus cultivar XRQ/B chromosome 2, HanXRQr2.0-SUNRISE, whole genome shotgun sequence:
- the LOC110911862 gene encoding cysteine protease Amb a 11.0101, producing the protein MEINKFVSFSFSLVLILGVAESFHYHERELESMEGFMGMYDRWREHHNIEMRTPERFNVFRHNVKGIHESNKMDKPYKLAVNEFADMTNLEFVNTYANSKISHFQALRGPDPVPGSIDSDPNKDFIYANMTDIPPKVDWREKNAVTDVKGQGGCGSCWAFAAVVALEGINAIRTGNLVKFSEQQLVDCDMTNLGCDGGLMEPAFTYIIKNGGLATEANYPYVGKRETCDKAKIGTDTLKIDGRQNVPKEDEEALAKAVANQPVSTGIQLSGHGLQFYSEGVYTGDCGNEPNHGVGLVGYGVSDKGIKYWTVKNSWGPTWGEKGYIHLERGVKKDGLCGVAKYSSFPIMNDPKAPKDDPNAPKDPDAPKDPKFKTTQRLQGIRTKLLEL; encoded by the exons ATGGAAATCAACAAGtttgtttctttttcattttctttggttttgattttagGAGTTGCAGAGAGCTTCCATTACCATGAAAGAGAGCTCGAATCGATGGAGGGGTTTATGGGGATGTATGACAGGTGGAGGGAACATCACAATATTGAAATGAGAACCCCGGAACGGTTCAATGTGTTCAGGCACAACGTCAAAGGCATTCACGAATCAAATAAGATGGACAAGCCGTATAAGTTGGCCGTGAATGAGTTCGCTGACATGACTAACCTTGAGTTTGTAAACACGTATGCTAACTCGAAGATAAGCCATTTCCAAGCCCTCCGAGGACCTGATCCTGTTCCTGGCTCAATAGATTCCGATCCAAATAAAGATTTCATTTATGCAAATATGACTGACATCCCACCAAAGGTTGATTGGAGGGAGAAGAACGCCGTCACCGATGTCAAGGGTCAAGGAGGATGTG GAAGTTGTTGGGCGTTTGCGGCGGTTGTTGCGTTGGAAGGAATAAACGCGATCAGAACTGGGAACCTGGTAAAATTTTCCGAACAACAACTCGTCGACTGTGATATGACGAACTTAGGATGTGACGGAGGGCTTATGGAACCTGCATTCACATACATCATAAAGAATGGAGGTTTAGCTACAGAAGCGAACTACCCTTACGTAGGCAAAAGAGAAACCTGCGATAAAGCAAAG ATTGGCACAGACACATTGAAGATTGATGGTAGGCAGAATGTGCCAAAAGAAGACGAAGAAGCACTAGCTAAGGCTGTTGCAAACCAGCCTGTATCTACCGGCATACAACTTAGCGGCCATGGTTTACAGTTCTATTCTGAG GGTGTATATACCGGAGATTGTGGTAATGAGCCGAATCACGGAGTTGGACTTGTGGGATACGGTGTGAGTGACAAGGGGATTAAATACTGGACCGTGAAGAACTCGTGGGGACCAACATGGGGAGAGAAGGGATACATACATCTAGAACGCGGAGTTAAGAAAGACGGACTCTGCGGCGTAGCAAAGTATTCTTCTTTTCCTATCATGAACGACCCCAAGGCGCCTAAAGACGACCCCAATGCCCCCAAGGACCCTGATGCACCTAAGGACCCCAAATTTAAAACGACTCAAAGGTTGCAGGGGATAAG GACGAAATTGTTAGAGTTGTGA